One Leucoraja erinacea ecotype New England chromosome 5, Leri_hhj_1, whole genome shotgun sequence DNA segment encodes these proteins:
- the LOC129697518 gene encoding protein stum-like isoform X2 yields MNPGETGQDQGQGQGQGQGQGQSGIGATAMNPGLDQGHSEIGIEVRGPGLNQDQSDISTAKDPRSDQDESRIRVEVTDPGTDQDVTGTMQRSMVAMPGSTVSVRKGPRHVHEKHTGGAQAGCCRGESRWTARTSSKGVIVEVREKRGVLRSAIPTMPFPLAVFCLVLNTFLPGMGTFVSAFAVLCGAMTDQHHQHVCVVFLLNVAAALIQLLTAVVIVGWIMSIFWAYRTQEGRDRSEHLTMLESL; encoded by the exons ATGAATCCGGGTGAAACAGGCCAggatcagggtcagggtcagggtcagggtcagggtcagggtcagtccGGAATCGGGGCAACGGCGATGAATCCGGGATTAGACCAGGGTCATTCTGAGATTGGGATAGAAGTGAGAGGTCCGGGGTTAAACCAGGATCAGTCTGATATCAGCACAGCAAAGGATCCCAGATCAGACCAGGATGAGTCCAGGATCAGGGTAGAAGTGACAGATCCAGGTACAGACCAGGATGTGACCGGGACGATGCAGAGGTCAATGGTGGCGATGCCGGGCAGTACAGTATCAGTGCGGAAAGGTCCAAGGCATGTCCATGAGAAGCACACGGGCGGAGCGCAGGCGGGATGCTGCCGGGGAGAGTCAAGGTGGACGGCCAGGACCAGCAGCAAGGGGGTGATAGTGGAGGTGCGGGAGAAGAGGGGCGTGCTGCGATCCGCCATCCCCACCATGCCCTTCCCTCTTGCCGTCTTCTGCCTCGTCTTAAACACCTTCCTGCCGGGAATGG GGACCTTCGTGTCGGCCTTCGCAGTGCTGTGTGGCGCGATGACGGATCAACATCACCAACACGTCTGCGTGGTCTTCCTGCTCAATGTGGCGGCCGCCCTCATTCAGTTGCTCACGGCGGTGGTGATAGTTGGCTGGATCATGAGCATCTTCTGGG CCTACAGAACGCAAGAAGGAAGGGACCGTTCAGAGCATCTAACCATGCTGGAGTCATTGTAG
- the LOC129697518 gene encoding protein stum-like isoform X1 — translation MNPGETGQDQGQGQGQGQGQGQSGIGATAMNPGLDQGHSEIGIEVRGPGLNQDQSDISTAKDPRSDQDESRIRVEVTDPGTDQDVTGTMQRSMVAMPGSTVSVRKGPRHVHEKHTGGAQAGCCRGESRWTARTSSKGVIVEVREKRGVLRSAIPTMPFPLAVFCLVLNTFLPGMGTFVSAFAVLCGAMTDQHHQHVCVVFLLNVAAALIQLLTAVVIVGWIMSIFWGMDMVILATYRTQEGRDRSEHLTMLESL, via the exons ATGAATCCGGGTGAAACAGGCCAggatcagggtcagggtcagggtcagggtcagggtcagggtcagtccGGAATCGGGGCAACGGCGATGAATCCGGGATTAGACCAGGGTCATTCTGAGATTGGGATAGAAGTGAGAGGTCCGGGGTTAAACCAGGATCAGTCTGATATCAGCACAGCAAAGGATCCCAGATCAGACCAGGATGAGTCCAGGATCAGGGTAGAAGTGACAGATCCAGGTACAGACCAGGATGTGACCGGGACGATGCAGAGGTCAATGGTGGCGATGCCGGGCAGTACAGTATCAGTGCGGAAAGGTCCAAGGCATGTCCATGAGAAGCACACGGGCGGAGCGCAGGCGGGATGCTGCCGGGGAGAGTCAAGGTGGACGGCCAGGACCAGCAGCAAGGGGGTGATAGTGGAGGTGCGGGAGAAGAGGGGCGTGCTGCGATCCGCCATCCCCACCATGCCCTTCCCTCTTGCCGTCTTCTGCCTCGTCTTAAACACCTTCCTGCCGGGAATGG GGACCTTCGTGTCGGCCTTCGCAGTGCTGTGTGGCGCGATGACGGATCAACATCACCAACACGTCTGCGTGGTCTTCCTGCTCAATGTGGCGGCCGCCCTCATTCAGTTGCTCACGGCGGTGGTGATAGTTGGCTGGATCATGAGCATCTTCTGGGGTATGGACATGGTCATCCTAGCCA CCTACAGAACGCAAGAAGGAAGGGACCGTTCAGAGCATCTAACCATGCTGGAGTCATTGTAG